Within the Microbacterium sp. 1S1 genome, the region GATCGTCGCGGAAGCGCGCCGCGGCCTCGGGGCCGTCGTCGAGCTGGGACAGGTCGAGGATGGGGAGCGAGAGTTCAGCCATGGACCGAGGCTATGTCCGGATGAGACGGGGGAGATGCTCTGTTGCACTCCATTACTTCCGCCCCTTCCTGTCGGAGCACGGGTGATGGCAGTGCTAGAGTCTCGTTGGTAAGGGATGCCTTACCTCAGTTGCCTTCCAGAGAGTGTCTCCCGTGCTCGCCACCTTCCTCATCGGACTCCGCGAGGGTCTCGAAGCCGCGCTCGTCGTCGGCATCCTCGTCGCCTACCTTCGCCGCCTGGGTCGGCGTGACGCGCTGCCGAAGATGGGGGCGGGCGTCGCGCTCGCGATCGCTCTCGCCCTCGGTATCGGCGCGATCCTGACGTTCGGCGCCTACGAGCTGACCTTCCAGGCGCAGGAGCTGATCGGCGGCGGGCTCTCTCTGCTGGCGGTCGCGATGGTGACGTGGATGATCTTCTGGATGCAGCGTGCCGGCCGCACCATGAAGGCGACTCTGGAGAGCGGAGTCGATCGCGCGCTGACCATCGGCGGCCTCTGGGCGCTCATCGCCATCGGGTTCGTCTCCGTCGCCCGCGAGGGGATCGAGACGACCCTCCTGCTGTGGTCCATGGTCCAGTCCTTCGGGGACGCGCCGACCGCGCTGCTCGGCGCCCTCCTCGGCCTCTCCGTCGCCGTGGTCCTCGGCTGGCTGATCTCCCGCGGGGCGCTGCGTCTCGACCTGCGGCGCTTCTTCGCCTGGACCGGAGGGTTCCTCGTGGTCGTCGCGGCCGGCGTCCTCGCGTACGCCGTGATGGACCTGCAGGAGGCCGGCGTCCTCCCCGGTCCGTTCACGGCGGCGGCACCCCAGGACCCCGTCACGGGGGCGGTCGCCGTCGGCGGAGCGGCATTCCCGTTCGGCTGGGCGTTCGACGTGTCGGACGCTATCGCTCCCGGCGGCGCACTGGCCTCCGTCCTGCAGGCCACGGTCGGCTTCATGCCCGCCATGACCTGGCTGCAGGTGCTCGCTTGGAGCCTCTACATCCTCGTCGTCGGCGGGCTCTACCTCCGGGGCCTCCGCTCGGCACGCCCCTCCACGCGCGGCGCCTCCGCCGCCCCGAGTTCCTCCCTCACACAGCAAGGAGCAGCATGATCACCTCGCACCGGGTCCTCGCCGCGGCAGCCGCCGCAGGCACCGCCGCCCTCCTCCTCAGCGGCTGCGTCGCGAAGAGCGACGCGCAGGCCGCAGCGGCTTTCGACGTCTCGTCCACCGACAGCGACTGCAGTGTCTCGGGCTCGACCGCGAAGAGCGGGACGCTGACTTTCGACGTGACGAACGACACCGACCAGGTGTCCGAGTTCTATCTGCTGGCCGAGGACGGCCTGCGCATCGTCGGCGAGGTGGAGAACATCGCTCCGGCGGCCTCTCGCACGTTGACCGTCGTCGCCCAGCCGGGCGAGTACTTCACGCTCTGCAAGCCGGGCATGGTCGGGGACGGAGTCGGCCGAGCCTCCTTCACCGTGACCGGGGACCGGGTGGCGGTGGACGGTCCCGATGCCGAGCAGAAGCAGAACGCGGTCGAGCTCTACGGAGCCTTCGTGAAGGACCAGGTCGGGCAGCTCGTGCCGGCCGTCGAGGAACTCGTGGCCGCCTACGAGGCCGGCGACGACGAGAGCGCCCGGGCCCTCTTCCCGCAGACCAGGGCGTTCTACGAGCGCATCGAGCCGGTCGCCGAGGCGCTCGGCGACCTGGACCCGCGCATCGACTACCGTGAGGTCGACGCGGTCGCCGAGGGATTGGACTGGACGGGCTTCCACCGCATCGAGAAGGACCTCTGGGTGCCGGCGAAGGACGCGCTGAACGCCGACGGGGAGACGCCGGCGTGGCAGGACTGGGCGCCGTCCACGCCCGCGGAGCGCGCCGACTACGGCGACCTGCTGCTGGCCGACGTGCAGGAGCTGTACGACTACGTGCACTCGGACGACTTCACCGCCGCGCTGGACGACCAGGGCATCGGCGGCATCTCCAACGGGTCGATCGCGCTACTCGACGAGGTGGCGACCGGCAAGATCTCCGGCGAGGAGGACTGGTGGTCCGGCACGGACCTCTACGACTTCGCGGCGAACGTCGAGGGCTCGAAGATGGCCTTCTCCCTCGTGCAGGATTTCGCCGCGGCGCAGGGCGACGACGGTGAGGCCCTCGTCTCCGAGATCGAGACGGGCTACGCGGCTCTCGAGGAATCCCTCGCCACGCATGGCTCGCTCGCCGACGGGTTCGTCGGCTACAGCGAGCTGACCGAGGCCGACAAGCGCGAGTTCACCGACCTCATCAACGCCCTCGCCGAGCCGCTCTCGCAGCTCACCGGCACGGTGCTCGACTGACGCCGCCGCACAGGAGGGTATGGACGTGAATGAATCGGAAGCGGGTGCCCCGGAGGCATCCGCGACGTCGGCAGGCGCCTCCTCCGGGGGCGGTCTCAGCCGGCGCGGGCTGCTGGGACTCGCCGTCGGCGGCGGCGTCGCGGGCCTGGCCGTCGGCATGGGCGCCGGACTGTCCGGCGGGGTCGCGCTCGGTCGGGCGCGGGCTGCGGAGGACGCGGACTCGCGGTACGAGTTCTTCGGCGCGCACCAGGCCGGGATCACGACGCCCGTGCAGGACCACCTGCATTTCGCCAGCTTCGACATGATGCCCCGCACGGACCGGGATGACCTCGTCTCGCTTCTGCAGGACTGGTCGTACGCCGCGGCGCGGATGACGCAGGGACTCGAAGTGAGTGCGAGCGGCGCGGTGAACGGCCCCGCCGAGGCGCCCCCGGACGACACGGGGGAGGCACTGGGCCTCCCCGCGGCCGGCCTCACCCTCACCTTCGGCTTCGGCCCGGGGCTGTTCGAGAACGAGGACGGAGACCGCTACGGCCTCGCGGCGCGACGGCCGACCGGTCTCGACCGTCTGCCCGCCTTCCTCGGCGACGACCTCGACCCCGATGCTTCGCACGGCGACCTGTGCGTCCAGGCCTGTGCCGACGACCCTCAGGTCGCGGTGCACGCGATCAGGAATCTCAGTCGCATCGCGTTCGGACGGGCGCGCCTTCGCTGGTCGCAGCTCGGCTTCGGCAAGACGTCCCGGACGACAGCCGCCCAGGCCACCCCGCGCAACCTCTTCGGGTTCAAGGACGGGACCGCCAACATCCTCGCCGACGACACCGCGGCGCTTGCCGACCACGTCTGGGTGTCGAGCGACGACGAGCCGGCATGGATGGCCGGTGGCTCCTACCTCGTCGCCCGGAAGATCGCCATGCTGATCGAGACCTGGGACCGTGTGCGCCTCGCGGAGCAGGACACGATCATCGGACGGGACAAAGGTGCCGGCGCACCGCTCTCCGGTGGAGACGAGTTCACGGCGCCGGACTTCCAGGGCACGGCGATCGATGCGAACAGCCATCTCCGGCTGGCTCACCCGGAACAGAACGCCGGCATCCGGATCCTGCGTCGCGGCTACAACTACGTCGACGGCAACAACGCCCTGGGGCGACTGGACGCCGGGCTGTTCTTCCTGTCGTATCAGCGCGATCCCGCCCAGTTCATCACGCTGCAGCGTCGCCTGTCGACGGACCGTCTGAACGAGTACATCCGGCACGTCGGGTCGGGGATCTGGGCGATCCCGCGGGGAGCCCGACCCGGGTCGTACGTCGGTGCGGAGCTTTTCGCCTGACCGGCTCTCAGGCCGCTGCCGTGTCCTCCAGCACCCCGACGGCGGCCGCGGCGAAGGCGTCCGCTCCGGCATGGTCGTGCGCGGTGACGGTCACCACCGCGTCGTCCAGGAAGAGCAGGAGCTGGCCGTGGGCGCCGTGCAACCGCCAGGCACGCCCCGGACCATGCCAGCCCGCGAGGGCATAGCGGTCGTAGCCAGGGTGGACGCCCGCGACCACGGGGTCCTCATGCATGGCCGCGATCCACGCCGGGGAGACGAGCCTGCGTCCTTCCCACGAGCCGCGATCGCGGATCAGTCGGCCGATGCGCGCGATCTCCCTCGTCCGGAGGGGCAGCCCACCGCCGGCCTCGATGCGGCCGTTCGGGCACCGGGACCAGGTCACGTCCTCGATGCCGAGAGGGCCGAAGAGACGCGCTGAGAGGTAATCGCCGACGTCGCCGACGCGGGTTCCGAGGGCTGTCATCGCGGTGTAGGTGCTGGCGTTGGAGTACTGGAACACGCGCCCGCGTGACGGTCGTCGCAGGAACTCCCGCGCGAGGTCCGGCCAGTCCGTCATCAGCGTCTCGGACCACGGGAGGTCGATGCCGCTGGACATCGACAGCAGATGACGCAGGGTGACCCGCTCGACGCCTTCGCCGAGCTCGTGGTCGGGGAGAAGCTTCGACACCGTGTCGTCGGGACGGATCAGGCCCTCGTCCACGGCCATGCCGACGGCCAGCACGCACACCCCTTTCGCGATCGAGTGCACGTCCTCGCGCACATCGGGCGTCCAGCGGTGGTCGGCGGTGTCGTCGCCGATGCGCACATGCAGACCGTGGGCCGCGAAGCCCTGGGCGGCCGCGATGCCGACGAGTCGATCCCGAACAGCCGCCGCCGTGCCGGCGGCCCGGTACCGCGGCGTCACCGCGGACGCCGGGAGCCGGTCGGGTCGTTGCGGCGACCCTCACGCGACGCGAGCTCGGGGTCGGCGAAGAGCCACCGCGGTCGCGGCTCCACGAGCGGGCGGAACACACGTCGCACCGGTGCCGTCGCGAGCAGCAGCGCGAGGACGACGGAGAGCGCCGTGACGAGGGGGAGCCAGAACCAGGTGGGCTCCAGGTCGCGCAGCACGCCGCTCTCCCGGAACGGGTACAGCACGAACGAATGCAGGAGATAGACGTACATCGTGTACTGGCCGAACGTCGTCCACCAGTAGGACCCGCGGGGAATCAGCGCGAAGAACGCGGCGCAGAGCAGGACCGCGAGGAGCATCAGCGCGATGCGGATGCCGCCGGCCCACCACTGGTCGCCCACGAGGTCGGAGTAGGAGTCCTCGTAGAAAAGCCAGTGGCGCAGGTCGGTGGCCTGCCAGACCGGCAGCCAGTTCCACGCGGCCCAGCCGGCCGCAGCGAGGACGGCGACGGCGGCGACCCGCGCCCACCACGGGCGGAGGTCGAGGAGGTGGAGCCGGTCCACGACGTCGCGCTCCCGCAACCACCAGCCGAGAGCGAAGAACGGCAGCAGGCCGAGAGTGCGGGAGAGCGAGAAGGTGCTGTCGACGTTCGGGAGGTAGCCGGCGCCGACGGAGATCACGATCGTCCACAGCAGCGGCCAGCGCAGGAGGGCGAGGTAGGGGAGGACGAGCCGGAAGATCCCGAGGGCGAGGAGGAACCAGAGCGTCCAGCTCGGCTGGGTGGGGTTCGGCGTCGCCTCGCCTTCCACGAGCCACTTGGTGAGCGTCCACAGCGTCTCGAAGATGACGTAGGGGAGGATGATGTCGGTGATCACCCGGGCCATCTGCGTGCGTGTCGGTGAGCCGGATTTGGAGAAGTACCCGGAGATGATCGCGAACGCCGGCATGTGGAAGGCGTAGAGGGCCAGGTAGAACGCGAACGCGATGTCCGAGTCATAGATGAGGCGCTGGATCGCATGGCCCAGCACCACGAGAACGATGCAGGCATACCGCGCGTTGTCCCAGAAGGGGACGCGTCGTCGTCTACGGGTGACGGGCCCCGTCGTCCCGACTCCGGTGGTGCTCATTCTCCGAGGCTACCGGCCGGGAATAAAGTTGCCCTGCACGCGTTGACCCAATTACATTCAAATGAATAGAACCGGATGCAGGGCACTCGATTCGGAGAACACGGAGCAATCATGAGCGAGCAGTCAGGCGCGCAGGCGATGCAGTTCGGCATCATGTCGGTCAGCGACATCACCCGCGACCCCACCACGGGAGTCACCCCCAGCGAGCAGGAGCGGATCAAGGCGACGCTGGCCATCGCCACGCACGCGGAGGAGGTCGGACTCGATGTCTTCGCGATCGGCGAGCATCACAACCCGCCGTTCTGGTCCTCCAGCCCCACCACGTTCCTCGCCGCCCTCGCCGCGCAGACGGAGCGCCTCATCGTCTCCACCTCAACGACGCTGATCACGACGAACGACCCCGTCCGCATCGCGGAGGAGTACGCGATGCTCCAGCACGTCTCGGACGGTCGCATGGACCTCATGCTCGGCCGCGGCAACACCGGACCGGTGTACCCGTGGTTCGGGCAGGACATCCGTCAGGGGCTCCCGCTCGCGATCGAGAACTACGCACTCCTGCACAAGCTGTGGCGCGAGGACGTCGTCGACTGGGAGGGCAAGTTCCGCACGCCGCTGCAGGGCTTCACCTCCACCCCGCGTCCGCTCGACGGCATCGCCCCGTTCGTATGGCACGGTTCCATCCGGACCCCGGAGATCGCGGAGCAGGCGGCCTACTACGGCGACGGCTTCTTCGCGAACAACATCTTCTGGCCGAAGGAGCACTACCAGCGGCTCATCGAGCTGTACCGTCAGCGCTTCGAGCACTACGGACACGGCACGCGGGAGCAGGCGATCGTCGGTCTCGGCGGACAGGTCTTCATGGCAGCGAAGTCGCAGGACGCGGTGAACCAGTTCCGTCCGTACTTCGACAACGCCCCGGTCTACGGCCACGGCCCCAGCATGGAGGACTTCACGGAGATGACCCCGCTCACGGTGGGCTCTCCGCAGCAGGTGATCGACCGCTACGCAGCGATGCGCGAGCACTACGGCGACTACCAGCGCCAGCTGTTCCTCATCGACCACGCCGGCCTTCCGCTGAAGACGGTCCTCGAGCAGCTCGACATCCTCGGATCCGAGGTCGTGCCGGTGCTGCGCAAGGAGCTGGCGAAGGACCGCCCCGCGGCGGTGCCGGACGCCCCGACGCACGCCGCGCGGGTGAAGGCGACTTACGGCGACGGACCCACGCGGCAGGCGCGTCCCGGTGCGAACCGGGGCGACAACCTCACCGCGGACTCGCCTTACGAGGACACCCCGGCTCCCGCGGGTGCCGCGTTCGGACTCGGCCGGAAGGGGGCGTGACATGACCACGCGTCGCATCGCGGTCGTCTCCGCGGGACTCTCCAACCCCTCGTCCACCCGGATGCTCGCCGACCGGCTGGCCGCCGAGACCGTGAAGGCTCTCGCCGAGCGGGACATCGACGCCACCGTCGATGTGATCGAGCTGCGCGACCACGCGCACGACATCACGAACAACCTGCTCACGGGATTCGCGCCCCCCGCCCTCGAGACGGCGATCAACACCGTGGTCTCGGCGGACGCCCTCATCGCGGTGACGCCGATCTTCTCGACGAGCTACTCGGGTCTGTTCAAGTCGTTCGTCGACGTGCTCGATCCGGATGCCCTCACCGGCAAGCCGGTGCTCATCGGAGCGAACGCAGGCACCGCGCGGCACTCGCTCGCGATCGACTACGCGATCCGCCCGCTGTTCGCCTACCTGCACGCAGAGGCCGTCTCGACGGGCGTCTTCGCGGCGTCCAGCGACTGGGGCGGCGCCGGAGACGATGTCGCGCCGCTGGCGAAGCGCGTCGAGAAGGGGGCTCGCGAGCTCGCCGAGGCGATCGCGCGGCGAGAGGCCGCCACGGTCGCCGACCCGTACGACCCCGCGACGTACCTCGGCGAGGGGCGCTCCTTCGGTCACATGCTCGGCGGCCTCGCCGGGGAGTGATCTCTCGCCCTGCCTCATCATCGCCGTGCCCTGCGCCCGCCCGGGCGCAGGGCACGAGTGCGTCCGGCGGGGTCAGCCGCGATGCGCGCGTTCCCGCCAGGCATACTCCGTTTCGGGGCGTCCCCGACCGCCGAGACGTCCACGCCGCAGGGCGACGCCCGTGACGACGAGGTGTTCGAGGTATCGACGGACGGAGACGCGGGAGAGCCCCAGACGTTCGGCGGCCTCGCGAGCCGAGAGCGGTCCGCTCTGACGCAGCTCGGCGCGGACGCGCGCGAGGGACGAGGCGGAGAGGCCTTTGGGGAGGGCGATGCTTCCGGTCGCCCGTCCGAGCAGAGCGTCGATCTCCTCCTGCGTGGCAGGGCCGCTGGTCGCCTGTGCCTGAGCGCGGTGGTCCCGGTAGTCTTCGAGACGCTCACGGAAGACGGCGAAGGAGAACGGCTTCACGAGGTACTGGAACACCCCGAGCGCCGCCATCTGTCGCACGACCTCCGCGTCGCGGACTGCCGTGACGG harbors:
- the efeU gene encoding iron uptake transporter permease EfeU, translating into MLATFLIGLREGLEAALVVGILVAYLRRLGRRDALPKMGAGVALAIALALGIGAILTFGAYELTFQAQELIGGGLSLLAVAMVTWMIFWMQRAGRTMKATLESGVDRALTIGGLWALIAIGFVSVAREGIETTLLLWSMVQSFGDAPTALLGALLGLSVAVVLGWLISRGALRLDLRRFFAWTGGFLVVVAAGVLAYAVMDLQEAGVLPGPFTAAAPQDPVTGAVAVGGAAFPFGWAFDVSDAIAPGGALASVLQATVGFMPAMTWLQVLAWSLYILVVGGLYLRGLRSARPSTRGASAAPSSSLTQQGAA
- the efeO gene encoding iron uptake system protein EfeO; translation: MITSHRVLAAAAAAGTAALLLSGCVAKSDAQAAAAFDVSSTDSDCSVSGSTAKSGTLTFDVTNDTDQVSEFYLLAEDGLRIVGEVENIAPAASRTLTVVAQPGEYFTLCKPGMVGDGVGRASFTVTGDRVAVDGPDAEQKQNAVELYGAFVKDQVGQLVPAVEELVAAYEAGDDESARALFPQTRAFYERIEPVAEALGDLDPRIDYREVDAVAEGLDWTGFHRIEKDLWVPAKDALNADGETPAWQDWAPSTPAERADYGDLLLADVQELYDYVHSDDFTAALDDQGIGGISNGSIALLDEVATGKISGEEDWWSGTDLYDFAANVEGSKMAFSLVQDFAAAQGDDGEALVSEIETGYAALEESLATHGSLADGFVGYSELTEADKREFTDLINALAEPLSQLTGTVLD
- the efeB gene encoding iron uptake transporter deferrochelatase/peroxidase subunit; this encodes MDVNESEAGAPEASATSAGASSGGGLSRRGLLGLAVGGGVAGLAVGMGAGLSGGVALGRARAAEDADSRYEFFGAHQAGITTPVQDHLHFASFDMMPRTDRDDLVSLLQDWSYAAARMTQGLEVSASGAVNGPAEAPPDDTGEALGLPAAGLTLTFGFGPGLFENEDGDRYGLAARRPTGLDRLPAFLGDDLDPDASHGDLCVQACADDPQVAVHAIRNLSRIAFGRARLRWSQLGFGKTSRTTAAQATPRNLFGFKDGTANILADDTAALADHVWVSSDDEPAWMAGGSYLVARKIAMLIETWDRVRLAEQDTIIGRDKGAGAPLSGGDEFTAPDFQGTAIDANSHLRLAHPEQNAGIRILRRGYNYVDGNNALGRLDAGLFFLSYQRDPAQFITLQRRLSTDRLNEYIRHVGSGIWAIPRGARPGSYVGAELFA
- a CDS encoding serine hydrolase domain-containing protein, whose product is MTPRYRAAGTAAAVRDRLVGIAAAQGFAAHGLHVRIGDDTADHRWTPDVREDVHSIAKGVCVLAVGMAVDEGLIRPDDTVSKLLPDHELGEGVERVTLRHLLSMSSGIDLPWSETLMTDWPDLAREFLRRPSRGRVFQYSNASTYTAMTALGTRVGDVGDYLSARLFGPLGIEDVTWSRCPNGRIEAGGGLPLRTREIARIGRLIRDRGSWEGRRLVSPAWIAAMHEDPVVAGVHPGYDRYALAGWHGPGRAWRLHGAHGQLLLFLDDAVVTVTAHDHAGADAFAAAAVGVLEDTAAA
- a CDS encoding acyltransferase family protein, with product MSTTGVGTTGPVTRRRRRVPFWDNARYACIVLVVLGHAIQRLIYDSDIAFAFYLALYAFHMPAFAIISGYFSKSGSPTRTQMARVITDIILPYVIFETLWTLTKWLVEGEATPNPTQPSWTLWFLLALGIFRLVLPYLALLRWPLLWTIVISVGAGYLPNVDSTFSLSRTLGLLPFFALGWWLRERDVVDRLHLLDLRPWWARVAAVAVLAAAGWAAWNWLPVWQATDLRHWLFYEDSYSDLVGDQWWAGGIRIALMLLAVLLCAAFFALIPRGSYWWTTFGQYTMYVYLLHSFVLYPFRESGVLRDLEPTWFWLPLVTALSVVLALLLATAPVRRVFRPLVEPRPRWLFADPELASREGRRNDPTGSRRPR
- a CDS encoding LLM class flavin-dependent oxidoreductase: MSEQSGAQAMQFGIMSVSDITRDPTTGVTPSEQERIKATLAIATHAEEVGLDVFAIGEHHNPPFWSSSPTTFLAALAAQTERLIVSTSTTLITTNDPVRIAEEYAMLQHVSDGRMDLMLGRGNTGPVYPWFGQDIRQGLPLAIENYALLHKLWREDVVDWEGKFRTPLQGFTSTPRPLDGIAPFVWHGSIRTPEIAEQAAYYGDGFFANNIFWPKEHYQRLIELYRQRFEHYGHGTREQAIVGLGGQVFMAAKSQDAVNQFRPYFDNAPVYGHGPSMEDFTEMTPLTVGSPQQVIDRYAAMREHYGDYQRQLFLIDHAGLPLKTVLEQLDILGSEVVPVLRKELAKDRPAAVPDAPTHAARVKATYGDGPTRQARPGANRGDNLTADSPYEDTPAPAGAAFGLGRKGA
- a CDS encoding FMN reductase, with protein sequence MTTRRIAVVSAGLSNPSSTRMLADRLAAETVKALAERDIDATVDVIELRDHAHDITNNLLTGFAPPALETAINTVVSADALIAVTPIFSTSYSGLFKSFVDVLDPDALTGKPVLIGANAGTARHSLAIDYAIRPLFAYLHAEAVSTGVFAASSDWGGAGDDVAPLAKRVEKGARELAEAIARREAATVADPYDPATYLGEGRSFGHMLGGLAGE
- a CDS encoding response regulator, encoding MIRTLLVDDDALTLELHRTFLERLGGFVVTGECTGARAALAAVQESGRADAFDLVLLDVTMPDGSGLEVLRTLRARAATVDVIAVTAVRDAEVVRQMAALGVFQYLVKPFSFAVFRERLEDYRDHRAQAQATSGPATQEEIDALLGRATGSIALPKGLSASSLARVRAELRQSGPLSAREAAERLGLSRVSVRRYLEHLVVTGVALRRGRLGGRGRPETEYAWRERAHRG